One Pelodiscus sinensis isolate JC-2024 chromosome 24, ASM4963464v1, whole genome shotgun sequence DNA segment encodes these proteins:
- the NAXE gene encoding NAD(P)H-hydrate epimerase — protein MSGLRALLGLGLLVSSGSRLAVGSGRCLARRWAPAGRWGAGQGRSSSSAMESAGRSGVKYLSQEEAQAIDQELFTEYKFSVDQLMELAGLSCATAIAKAYPPSSFTKSQPTVLIVCGPGNNGGDGLVCARHLKMFGYEPTIFYPKRPSKALFEGLTTQCQKMDIPFLSEFPAEAMLIDELYGLVVDAIFGFSFKGAVREPFGSILKTLEQVTIPIASIDIPSGWDVEKGNPDSIQPDMLISLTAPKKAAQHFAGRYHFLGGRFVPMALQKKYSLHLPPYPETDCVLQLA, from the exons ATGTCCGGGCTCAGGGcgctgctggggctgggcctgctggTCTCCTCCGGCTCCCGGCTGGCGGTGGGCAGCGGGCGCTGCCTGGCCCGGCGCTGGGCTCCTGCGGGGCGCTGGGGCGCAGGCCAggggcgcagcagcagcagcgccatgGAGAGCGCGGGGCGCAGCGGGGTCAAGTACCTCAG CCAGGAGGAAGCACAAGCCATCGATCAGGAGCTCTTCACGGAGTACAAGTTTAGCGTCGATCAACTCATGGAGCTGGCGGGGCTGAGCTGTGCCACGGCCATTGCCAAG GCCTACCCACCCAGCTCCTTCACCAAAAGCCAGCCCACGGTGCTGATTGTCTGTGGCCCGGGGAATAACGGAGGCGACGGCTTGGTCTGTGCCAGGCACCTGAAGATGTTT GGCTACGAGCCGACGATATTCTACCCCAAGCGGCCCAGTAAAGCGCTGTTTGAAGGGCTGACGACTCAGTGCCAGAAGATGGACATCCCCTTTCTCTCAGAGTTCCCAGCGGAG GCCATGCTGATCGATGAGCTGTATGGGCTGGTGGTGGATGCGATTTTCGGGTTCAGCTTCAAGGGAGCCGTGCGGGAGCCTTTTGGCAGCATCCTCAAGACTCTGGAGCAAGTCACCATTCCCATCGCCAGCATCGACATCCCCTCCG GCTGGGACGTGGAGAAAGGCAACCCCGACAGCATTCAGCCCGACATGCTCATTTCTCTCACTGCCCCCAAGAAGGCTGCGCAGCATTTTGCCGGCCGCTACCACTTCCTGGGGGGCAGGTTTGTGCCAATGGCGCTGCAGAAAAAATACTCGCTTCATCTGCCACCCTACCCCGAGACTGACTGCGTCCTGCAGTTGGCCTAG